ACTTAGCCgcgcagctccagctctagcTCAAGTGTTTAAATAAACAGGGCCTCAGTGGGTTAAGTTCGTTTTGTCATTGGTATATTTAcagtatatttaaaaatgtgaagaagtattttttttcttcttttcttgcCACCACGTCTAGCAGCTCACTAGCAGCATGTATACTTTTCTAGTATTTACTAGTATATTTTAAGACGCGCTATGGACCTCCACCCTCCTGTCCAATGCACCAATGTAGAAATCGCGTAGAAACGCCACTTAGAGCCATGTCCCAGGCCACATCGAATACTAATTCGTGCTCAGCATTGAATTCCTGGTCGTCTGTCATCAAAATCtaaatttttcaaaatatgtCAGAATAAAAGTCTTGTCAAAAATGtttttcacactggcgcttcAATGGGGCTTATATGAAAAACACGGGCAACAATTTTTGAAACTTACACATTTCCCCTCCAGGTGTCGCCTTCTGTAATTATTTACAGTGTATTTAGCGTATAGTCACCATGTAAGGATATTAATTTAGTGGACATTTTTGTTGGCCtgttttgcttaaaccttattttacaAACAATCCAATAAGGATGAGAACTTAGAGTTAACCAGTCTTGTAGttaattgattcatcaatcatataaaaatatgtgggCAAAGTTgagaaatctatatagctagtaatattccacggaagatcaaaaacgaggaatttgtaaaatagaacttgaattcgtcagtatatttacggtatatttttaaaatgagacggtatattttggtgtatttctgagggtcggactgCTACAGGTCACACTGTTACTGGTCACACTGCTACTCAGttaaaaaaattgttgtttgaccattttcgctaaaaTCGCTTTATACGCAAAATgtaataaaagcaagtattaagaataaaacagttaagtagaaaaattattaataaatcgtataaaattatgttggcatggctaaatgtcctatatagctgagaatattccccggaatatcaaaaacgaggaatatgtaaaatagatattgaattcgtcagtatatttacggtatattttttaaatgagtaggtatattttggtgtatttctgagggtcggactgCTAAAGGTCACACTGCTAAAATTTTTGCAAGCGTCCAGACGTGCGTTCCGATCGCGGAATTTgtcagttttatttttttgtgtgcgatTTCGTTCTGCCTGCCAAACGCCAAACGCAGCGACCGAACTGAGGAGCAGGAGTAAGTCCGATCGGCTGAAGTCGACCGAATGTCGAAATGAAGCGTGACGACAGGGCGAATGTGCTCAGCGCAACGAAAAGTGGGCGCGAGTGATTCCGAGAAACAGATTCGATTCCCaatttgtcgtgtcgttctcTCGAGCTCAAGAGAACGAAAACAACGCGAAGTAAAAGTGAAAACGTGCAAAAGGCATAgcgcaaaagaaaaacaacaacaaactaaACTTCGGAAAAAATGTGCGACAcggcggcaacaacagctacaCCAGTGGTGGCAGCTACAACTGTGGGAGCGGCTTCGGTGTCTGGCACTGGAACCAGCCAGGGAACGGCAGCGGCTACACCAGCGACAGCAGGAGCCACACCGCCAGCTACAACCGCATCGAAACCCGAGCAACAGCGGGCGCGACAAAACTGCTGTCGCCTCTGCATTGCCCCGGCCACGGAATGCATTTCGATCATCAATAGCTATGCGGCCGACAAGGAGCCGCTATCGACAAAAATCCACAACTGTGTGGACATAAAGGTGAGTGGAGAAGTGTACGAgtcttttttggggctagatgCACCCCAACGAATGGATCGTCCAGTGCACACGTAATCggtcgctgccgctgtcgtcATCCCACATCCAAATCTACCCCAGTTCCCTTCCCGAACCCAGTTGTATAGCAATATGTACACACATTTCCCCTCAAACCCATCGGAGAAGTAGGCGGATCAGGCATAGGCCCTGTTCCAGGCCCCAGCCACACCCGAGGGCAGCATGATGAGATTTCTTGTGGTTGTGACGGATTTTTGTAGCTTTCGTAGAAAAATTTGTTGGTTGccttttcgctttttttctCGGTATGTGCATAtggctatgtgtgtgtgcgtgagtgtgcatctgtgtgtttgtgtttgcgaGTGTTCTGGGATGGCGTCCCTTGTCATCATCAAATCGACGGCGGCAGCGTCGTCCAGCCATGGTTGGCTGGAGTTTCATTCCGAAGAGCATCCGAAAAGTGAGGTTACGGATGAAGCCCAACCACAGGCAAcggccgcagccacagccacagccacaccgTTGTGCAAGCGCTGGcgacgccgacgacgacgacaacgatgaGCGAACGAACCGATGGCcaccaaccaaaaaaaaaaaaaaagcaaccaGCCAACCCCGCCTACCTTTTGCTTCTCttgctcctcttcctcctcatCCGTCGagttctctgtgtgtgcgttgggtgtatttgtgtgtgtgtgtgtgtgtgtgcgctcgCGGTGCTGTCCATGCTGTGCCTCGCCGCATGGTCCGTGTCGGgttgggtctggtctggtctggtctggccacGCCAGGGCCTGGGGTTTCTGTTTCACTCACTGCCAAGTCACGATGCCTCGATGACGCGACAGCAGCGACCGACCGAATGGAATGGTATGGACTGGAGTGGATTGGCTAGAGGGGCATTCATTGGTATTGGTGCACACAACCCGACCACAATCTGCTTTTGTACGCTGGCccgccgctctgccgctgctggctggctcGCTGGCTGGCTTGCTGGCTGCTTCATCATAATCAACTTGAACGAACTCCCTGCCTGCCCCGACCCGGCACACGGTACACTCGgcctggcatggcatggcatggcacgGTCTGCGCTGCCCTGCTGGCAATCGATTCTTCCAGTGCTTTGTGAGGTTAGGAATGATCCTGCCTCCTTGCGGAAGAAGTGCATCTCTTTTCtagcttttatttttgtttattcttTGTATTTACCAAAATATTTAGCTGTCGTTGCTTGTTCTTCTTCGACATCGTCTTCTTCCTctacttttgcttttgcttttgctttttccccacttctacttctacttctgctgctgctggttggtgtttttgttgttgttgttttctctgTTCTGGGCTCTTGTGCTCCAGCTAAACAGAAGGAAAATATGCGAAGCGAATGGCCAGCACAAAGCATAAAGCACAATGAGCGGCGCACTGGTCGAGGCCGAgcgtcgctgctgccgctgctgctgatacaTGGcagctgtgtctgtgtgtgtgtgtatatgtgtgtactAGAGATGTGACGTATGgatgcgtatgtgtgtgtgtgtgtgtgtgtatagctCTGCCTGGACAGGCACGCTCGCTCGCCCAGGCAAACCAACGGCAATTAcatataattttgttgttgcttgtggatgcttccttccttctcaCATTCCCTGGAATTTTAGAGAGCATGGATGGGCTCAAGGAAATCTTGgaacagcaaaagcagaagcagctgccgccgccggtTGCTAGATTTCAatctgccgccgccgctgctgtgctgttcctcctgctgctgctactcctgCTCCTCATGGCCCAGGTCGTGCTCGGTCCTCTCGGGCATAGGCATCCAGTCcacaatccatccatccgtttATACCCCCACCTTTTGATTGCTTCCTGCccagcgctctctctctctctatctctttttctctctctgactgactctgctctctctttccGCGCGTGCGTCCTTTGGCTGGCTTCCATTTGGATGACGACGACTATGATGGTGGAGGACACTCTTCCTCCACCGGTGGCCCTCTTTAAATGGAAACATGGGcaagaaccagaaccagaaccagattTTGTGTTGGCTTCACTAGCTTCGTTTATTGATTCTGTCAAGAGCCGGTTAGGAccatgcccgtgcccgtgcccatgCCCGgcactggcgctggctctgCCCCTGGGCCCAGTTTGTGTGGCCCTCATCGTCATCCActttgttttttccttttctgtttCGGTCGCTCGGCAGCACACAAAATGGTTGCCCCCGACTGTGGCCTGCGCCCCCGGCATCGACTTCGACAGCGACATCGACATCGttgtcgccatcgccatcgccatcgcccgCACTCGGCGCACGTTGCTGCTGCGTGTGCTCTACCCtgctctggggctctggctatggctatggctatggctatggctatgggcTCTGGTGGCTTGGTCTGCTTTGGGCTCGATTTCATGGCAATTGCTCTTCATACACgaacacatacacagacacaagcacagccacaggcagagGTACTCTCGCTCAGGCacaggcaacggcaacggcagatgcagagcacagcacagcacagcagaggcGAAcccgacgacgatgacgacgacgacgacgaaccGACCGACCGAGCATTTGGGTTGGCGTCATCGCTAGCTCGACTGCTTctgctggctgtggctgtggctgcgggctgggctcgctggctggctggctggctgactctTGCTCTGTTCTCGTTATCTGGAGGCGGACCACATGCTCTCcgcacaaatacacacacacacacagaggtaGAGAAGCATATAGGTACATGGACAGTGCAAGTGGCAGGGAAACAGGGAGGtgacacatacacacacacacacacacacacacacacagagaagaCAAAGGCAGGCCggggcccaggcccaggcccaggccggACCGGGTACAATTCGAGTGGTTTCACCTTGGGCAAactctggctatggctataGCACTTGGCTCTTCACGCAGATTACCTGATGGGCATGGGCATACAAACAAGAAgaagccgctgctgctgcttcagtgcttcagtttttgttgttgttgttgttgtttttgttgccgttgctggcGGCCTGGTTGGCTTCTCTTCTTCCTGCCTGATGCCCGATGCCTGGGTgcccgtcgtcgtcgtcgtctgccGCCTGCATCCCGCATCGAATTTCGtttgcatcatcatcagcacaTCTCTCcaccattttgttgttgcgttGGTTGGTACACatatttctgctgctgctgctgatgatgatgatgatcccCAGGTGGAAAACTTTCTctgcccagacccagacccagagccagtgccagtgccagacgGGGGGCACAGCGTGACCGAGCGGTTACGTGCGCATGCCTCGGTCTCGCATCTCTTCCAGCTTCTTcaagcctcagcctcagctccaaactccaggcagcagcagtgcccaCGTAAGATGATGAGAATCTGATAACATAAAAAGAGGATGCAGAGAAGAAGCCTttgaggcacacacacacacacatatgtactgATTCGatgtgcgtgtttgtgtgtgtatgcggcTCGGCTCATACAAATCCAAGATGGCCGTTGGATTCACTTGCTCCTCTCTAGCAGCCATCCATGGAATGTAGCCACAACATAAAAGAATATCCTTGGAATAGAGCTACCCATAACGGTAAATGAAAGAGAACATAAATAGAGTACCCCTAACGCCATTGAATGCGATCGATCAGCTGATGGTAgaaatatttacataataCCGCCGATATATACCCACAAATCTTTGGTGATTGTTCATTTCAATCGTcttccgctcgctctctcgctcactctctccgatctgctcctgctcctgctatAATATATGAGGGTAACATTCTTCTACGTCTTCACCTTttgggtgtgtgcgtgtgtgtgtgtggacatGGACAGGACGCGCGCTCTCTTTACCTCACACAGCAAACGAATAAGGACACAAAAGGAGAAGCGCGCAGCAAAACCCGTTCGTGGCGGCGTGTCTTGTTGGTTGGgactggatggatggacggcggaggagcagcagttgTGCTCTGGGATGggatgcctgcctgcctgcctgccgtcGCCCTGCTCTGTCCTTCTCCGCTGGCTTGGTTGGTCgttgatgatgttgatgatgattgCACCTGGTCCGCCAGCTGGTGGACTGCACCGACACCATGttggcggcagctgctgcagttcttcttcttcttcttctcttgCTTTCGtttctcacacacactcacgcaaATAGTCGGGCTGCACAGTTATTTGGATGACATATCAATATCTCCCTTCATTTGAACGACTTTCGAAAAGAAGGTCTTGGGCTGAAAAAAGGTTTCCAAAATATTGATGTACATGTACGAATCCATGTATAGAATGCATGTAATTGTatttacatttgtatgtatgtacatatgacaTGTATATTCCCAACCTCAAAGCGAAACTTTAATGGTTaacgtgagtgtgtgtgcgtgtgggtgttTTGCATGGGATTTGTGGTTATGTCTGGTCAATAGGCAGGTCCCCCCAATTTCATATTAAAGTGCAGTTTCCAGCTTAAATGTATAGCAGGGGGTGGaactgtggactgtggagtTGGGGACTGGGAACTGCCTGCATCCAAGTGCAATCCATCAGAATTTGGAGAAAGAGATGTGCGGAAACATGGCACGAATGTGGCGACACAGTCAGTTATGGTGTGGGGTGTATAAGGTGAATGAACAAACATATTAtcggaagaagaagaagcacaAATCCCATCCAAAACCCCCCATCCACCAaagccaaaatacatacaaGTCTTGCTACTTgttggggatgggatggaggGATGGAGCGAAGTACTTGCATACATAAGatttcgcacacacacacacacaagaagaGATGGTAGTAGTATATAAGCAACATGAGGGAGTCAAGTGGAATGGGCTGATTCGAATTCTTGTGTATTGGGGCCTGGCTTGGGTGGCCACAATGAATCGCCATCACCGCCGCCGGCTTGAGAAAGAGCAGAATGTGCTCTGGAGGGGCGGTAGAGGGGGGTTGCGCTCTATGTTACTTATTGAATTCtttattcacacacacacacattcaaaaTTGTCTTGCCGATAACCAATAATAACAGCTAATGACGGCTAATGATATCGATAACCAAAGTGCAACACTAGTGATGTCGATAGCCAGAATTCATATCGATATGATTTTTGAGACCACAACAAGAATCTACTTGAGTGTACATGAGCGATACTTACATAGTATATGCCCTCCTATATACTAGTCAAGTATTATTGTTACATATAGAAGGCAGCgggaatacacacacacacaaacagtgCGCCCGCAAACAGTGTTATCGGGCAGAAGGACATTTCATATGATTGGCGGCGCATTGTGCGTGTGTAAATGTGCGCTCTGAAAGGAgaggggactgggactgagactgggagtgggagtgggagtatGGGGTGCTGCAGCAGTTTTGCTTGCATATAATTATAAACAGGTCATTGACATTAATGGGGGGTGGCTATGATAGCTGGAGGATGCTGCTGCAAATGCGAATGCGCCTACCTGCATTCATGCTCTCCGCCTGACTGGACACACCAAACTGTCGGAAGGGatgagaggggggggggggggggatgggatggatgcAATCTTAAAGCTTGATTCAACTTGtaatttgtgtatttgtttttttttgttgtattacAGATAACACCACAAGATCGGCTGTCACTTCAGATCTGCCACGCCTGCATCAGTTACCTTAACTCGTGGCAGAGCTTCAAGAATCGGTCGGTTAGCGCACAGAGCAAACAGCGGCAGTGGCTGGAGGCCAACAAGAGTAAGCTCCTCAGCTATTTGGATTTGAACAGTGCCGAGAATGGAGGAGGtcatcagcagcatcaccatcagaaccagcagcagcatcattcGGAGAATGAGATCGATTTGGAGAAGCCATCGGCCGCCCAAATATTGGACGGCATACCCTCGCTGAAGAAACGCAAATCCCTAACAGTCTATGTGAGTCCTaaaccgcaacaacaacaacaacaacagcatcagcagcaaccgGCCAGATTTACGGCGACGGCTACGGCGACAGCAACCTCGTCGCAACAGCAAACCCTGCAGACCCTTCTATTGCAGGTGCCAACGATAACGgtcagctcctcctccaccacacCAGCATCTGGTGgtggatcagcagcagcaacagcagcaacaacaacagcagcggccgcagtatctcagcagcagcagcgccagcatcAGTATCGTAAatatcagcaacagcaacagcagcagcggggcaAACAGATGATgcaccaacatcagcagcaacagcagcaacatcatcaacagatgcagcatcatcagcatctgCTGAAGAGACGCCAGCGACAGGCGGGGCGACGTCCTGCTCCTCAACCTACTGGTCTGCCTGGACAGCGAAAATTTAAGCCAAGAGTGTATTTACCCTTGGATATAGCAGTGCCCCCATTGCCGCCACTtccagcaccaacaacaagcactgctgctgctgctgctgttgcttcagCACCAGGAGCAGTGCAAATTCTGGCTCCCGCTGCTGCAAACCATCCGGTTCTTCATGCTGCTGAAATACTGCCACCGTCTGCTGCCACTGTGATGGGGGGGAATCTGCCGTTGTCGCTGCCACTTGATTTCAGCCAAAGTACCAGCAAGAACGTCTTACCGTCCACATCCACGTACAGCCATAGCACCACCATAGCTCACGCCACCGCTccggctgcggcggcggcatccGCATCTGCTACCGGCATCTcgtccgtctccgtctccatgcACCAACATGCGACAGCACCGCTGCTAATGCCGGTGACTCTGCAGAGTGCCGCACAGCAATTGCGATTTTTCAGACGCTACTCCTATAATGTAATTGTATCGTGCATTCGAAACGATTCCTTTCGTGTCCCCCCGCCTTCCCACAATCTCCGTGCCCTTTCCCCTTCCCCATGCCCAttaccctaccctaccctacccttctcttctcttcccaCCTGAGACACAACCACAATTTTTTACAGGAGATAATTTCGATatggttttcgtttttgttttgcttttgcactTCACTTCTCTACCTGTTATCCCGATATATCCTAAAAATGCTGCCCATCACAATCATTATCGCTCACGATAAAAGACAACTCTGGGCTAACGGGTATCGATAGTCGGAGCTAAGGCCCGGCTATATATTTCATTGTTATCGTATTTGATTCGAATTTGATTAATTTACTGGCCGATCCTCTAACCTTATCTTCTTGCTCCTTTCTTTTCcttccatttatttattttgaaaccATTGAAACAAACTTTAGCCACTGCCCGCAATTCCCATCAAGGATGAGCCCATTGACACAGATGATGACTATCAAATGAAATCGCTGGACGAATCCGATGACATGGTCGATCCCACAATGTTCCTAGAGCGCTCCGAGCACGAGGGCGATGTACCATTAATGGTAAATGCGAATTTCTAAATTTCCAAATTCACACTACATTTTCTCCGTCACAGACCTCCGACTATGATTATACGGCGCAGCATGGTGTGAACGCAGAGACGGCGGCCGCCTCGCTGCCGCCCAATGCTGTGGCTAATGTGGCCGCCGCCGGGGACTCGAAGGTGGCCAGCTGCCGGGCATGCAGCCTCCAGTTTTCGACACGTGCCAATGCCAGGCGCCATGAGCGAAATTTGCACCCAAATCTGTTCCAATTGTCGACGGACTCGCCCAACAATACGCCCATCACAAAGCCCACCCCGGCACTGGCGGCTGCATTGGAGATTCAGCGTGCCGCCGCCGAAGCGGCCACCGAGGAGGCCAGCAAAGCTGCAGGCGCTGCCGGGGGTAATATATCGACCCAAAAATACCGTCAGGTGGTGATGAACGCCTTCATCAAGTGCGAGGGTGGGGGCTTCAACTATGACAGTCCCGAGCAGTACCAGCCGCTGCTCACCCGCGACAAGGTGGAGTTTATCGAGCAGAATTACGAATTCCTGGAGCAGTACCAGACGATGACATGTCGCTGCTGCGACAAATACTTCAGTACGTACAAGAACTTTATGGCGCATGTGCGTAAAAAGTATCCGCTGTTGCCGCGCAATCTCTGCTTCAACTGCCTCAAGATGAACGAATCGAAGGCTCTGTTCATTTCCCATCTCAAGAAGCGCAACTGCATCAATCTATTTCGTGTGCTGAACGCCCTGCGCGGCAAGCAGCCAAATTTTCACCCCTCATCGGACATTGGATCGTCGTTCGGTGGAGagaccaccaccaccaccacaaccatCACCAGTCCCAATGTCGTTgtaccgctgctgctggataaCAGCTCGAGCGGCGAACGGCCGGAGAAGCTGCGCGCCAAGGAGCTGCTGGTGAATAAGCTTTACGAGTGCAAACTCTGCCCGAAGGGCTTCCGCACCAAGCACGAGTTTCGCACCCATGTCTACGACAAGCATGCGGATGTGCAGCGCAAGGACAACAACTCGATTCAGTGCAGCTTCTGCGGCCTGGACTTTGCCGATCCCGTCGACAGGCGCCGCCACTACAACAACATGGACTGCATTGTTCGCCTACGCTGCATGACGTGCGACGCCAAGGTGGAGACGCATCAGCGTTTTCTCGATCATGTCTATCAAGATCATCTGGGGGGCATAAGCAGCGACAATGCCTCCACTGTGAGTGGAttgggcggcggcggaggcggcggcggcaggagcagcagcagtattGAGAACTCGCCCGGGAAGCGGAGTCTACTAGGGGCTCTCGGGATCGGTGTTGGCTCCCCCGCCGATGAGTCACGCACCGGCAGTGCAGCGGCGACAGCGGCAGCCGTAGCACCCAATCAAACCTCCACGCCAAAGCCGACATCGGGAGGTGGGGCGGGCACAACACCTGGCTCCCTGAATCGTGATGCTGGTGGTGCACCGAAATCGCAGTATTTTTCACGAATGCCCCAGGTATGCCCCATCTGTGGCCAACAgtacaacaactacaacaacgtGCTGCGTCACATGGAATCGAAGCATCCAAACAAACTCCCGGAGACCTACAAATGTGTGCGCTGCGGCCTGGGCTATCCGAGAATCTCGTATCTGCGAGAGCATATGATCAACGTGCATGGCGTGGACAAGAATCGAAATTCGGGCGGCTTTGAGTACATTGTGAATGCGGATGCCGTGAAGCTGGCCGATGGCAGTACACCGAATGTGTCCACGGGTCGTTACGACTATGTGATGAAGGATCTGATGTCAATAACAAATGGTGGGACACTCGGTAATTAGGCTTAGTGTGTAgacgtcctcctcctcctgtacCGTAGCCATCTCTCTGTTCATCTCGTACTCTCCAGTAGCATTTTGATTTAATCCTTAATTTAATGCTTTCTCGTGTTATTGCTTAATCGATACCCCCACCCCAACCCAAATCGAGGCTAATCCTGTTTCTGTGCTGTATTTTGTGTGATAATTCCAGATGATGACGAGGAGGAGACCGGCAGCATGGCCAAGAAGATACGCCTGGACgatagcagcaacaacagcagtctGGTGGGTGGGGTGGCCAGCCAGCAAAAGGAATGCCCCATCTGCAATGCACTGTTTAGCAACAATATTGGCCTGTCGAATCACATGCGCTCACATTACACGGCCTCGAGTACCGTGAACGCTGCTCTGGTGGCGGCCAATCGCATGACACCCAAATCCCTGACCATAACCGCCGCCCCAGCCATAGAGACGGTCACATCATCGGCCTCAGTCGATGTTGACGATGACGAGGGCGTTATGCCGCTCGAATCCGGAAATATTATGGCCAGCGTCAGCGGTGGCAGAGGTGTTGCTTCTGTTTCAGCTATTGCTGCTGTGCCTCCTGCCATGGTTAATCAGACGCCTCAAGAGCAGGCCGTCTTTCGTCGCAGCCTGGACCAGGCGGCGGATCGTCGCTTCCGCCGGATGCGTTGCCGCATCTGTCAGCGGCGTTTTAGCTCAAAGAAATCATACCGCTATCACATGCTCACCGACCATCAGGTGCAGAATGTGCAGTTTATCAAGTGCAAGCTGTGCAATGCAGAGTTTGCCTACGAGAAGGGTCTCAAGGTGCATCTGTTCAAGGTGCACGGACGGGCCATCAAGGATGAGATGATTGTGAAGCAGTTTGAGTGCGATGTCTGTTCGATTGTCTACAGCTCGGAGCTGGAACTGAAGCAGCACAAGCAGAGCGTCCATAAGCTGACATCCGTGTCGGTGTCTGCATCCGCCTCGGCatcggcttcggcttctgcCTCGGCATCCACATCCTCGAAAATCGATGATGATTCACTGATGATGGAGGACATCGGTGGCAATAGAAGCCGtcaccatcatcagcagcacaGCAAGGCATCTGGCGATCTGGCCGATCAGTCCATCATCTCCGCCAtggctgccaccgccactgccagtgccacaaCGACGCCGCTCTACTGGTACCAGTGCAAGTACTGTCCCTCCAACTTTAACACCAACAAGAAGCTGGCCATCCACATCAACTCGCACGATGAGTTCGACTCGAACGATTACTCGTGCAAGGACTGCGGCAATGTCTACAGCGGCCGCAAGAGTCTATGGGTGAGTTTTGGCATCTGTTTGGCACAACCATTCACCGATTATCGACTTATACTGATTGTTTGGGAtgtgatctctctctctcgtcgcGACAGGTTCATCGCTACAAAAAGCATCCGCAGGTGCCGGACCCAATCGAGTGCATGCTGTGCCGCAAGGTGTTCTTTGACCATCAGATGCTGGACAATCATACGCCGACCTGCAACCGTAAGCCAATTACCGCCACGGGGGCGCatcagcaggagctgcagacGCAGTCAAATCAGCCGCAAGGTCGGGCCGTATTTAGGCACAAGACTggcgacgatgacgacgaggaagagcaacagcagcatcaccagcagcagcaacagcgtaACCATCAGGAGGATGCTGGCGATGGaggagcagtagcagcagcagctgctgccgctgccgctgccacatcGAGCGGCACCATCAGCGGTGTCAGTACCAAAAAGATGCGCATACCGGAGGTGGCCTGTACAATTTGTGGCGCCAGATTCACTGATCAGGAGCACTTTAGCAAGCACATACAGAAGCATGAACAGGATCTATATGTGGATAATCCGCTGGCAGCGATGTTCGACGATGGGCCGGCGGATGCGGCCCAATTTAAGGTGG
The sequence above is a segment of the Drosophila pseudoobscura strain MV-25-SWS-2005 chromosome X, UCI_Dpse_MV25, whole genome shotgun sequence genome. Coding sequences within it:
- the hang gene encoding zinc finger protein hangover isoform X3, encoding MCDTAATTATPVVAATTVGAASVSGTGTSQGTAAATPATAGATPPATTASKPEQQRARQNCCRLCIAPATECISIINSYAADKEPLSTKIHNCVDIKITPQDRLSLQICHACISYLNSWQSFKNRSVSAQSKQRQWLEANKSKLLSYLDLNSAENGGGHQQHHHQNQQQHHSENEIDLEKPSAAQILDGIPSLKKRKSLTVYPLPAIPIKDEPIDTDDDYQMKSLDESDDMVDPTMFLERSEHEGDVPLMTSDYDYTAQHGVNAETAAASLPPNAVANVAAAGDSKVASCRACSLQFSTRANARRHERNLHPNLFQLSTDSPNNTPITKPTPALAAALEIQRAAAEAATEEASKAAGAAGGNISTQKYRQVVMNAFIKCEGGGFNYDSPEQYQPLLTRDKVEFIEQNYEFLEQYQTMTCRCCDKYFSTYKNFMAHVRKKYPLLPRNLCFNCLKMNESKALFISHLKKRNCINLFRVLNALRGKQPNFHPSSDIGSSFGGETTTTTTTITSPNVVVPLLLDNSSSGERPEKLRAKELLVNKLYECKLCPKGFRTKHEFRTHVYDKHADVQRKDNNSIQCSFCGLDFADPVDRRRHYNNMDCIVRLRCMTCDAKVETHQRFLDHVYQDHLGGISSDNASTVSGLGGGGGGGGRSSSSIENSPGKRSLLGALGIGVGSPADESRTGSAAATAAAVAPNQTSTPKPTSGGGAGTTPGSLNRDAGGAPKSQYFSRMPQVCPICGQQYNNYNNVLRHMESKHPNKLPETYKCVRCGLGYPRISYLREHMINVHGVDKNRNSGGFEYIVNADAVKLADGSTPNVSTGRYDYVMKDLMSITNGGTLDDDEEETGSMAKKIRLDDSSNNSSLVGGVASQQKECPICNALFSNNIGLSNHMRSHYTASSTVNAALVAANRMTPKSLTITAAPAIETVTSSASVDVDDDEGVMPLESGNIMASVSGGRGVASVSAIAAVPPAMVNQTPQEQAVFRRSLDQAADRRFRRMRCRICQRRFSSKKSYRYHMLTDHQVQNVQFIKCKLCNAEFAYEKGLKVHLFKVHGRAIKDEMIVKQFECDVCSIVYSSELELKQHKQSVHKLTSVSVSASASASASASASASTSSKIDDDSLMMEDIGGNRSRHHHQQHSKASGDLADQSIISAMAATATASATTTPLYWYQCKYCPSNFNTNKKLAIHINSHDEFDSNDYSCKDCGNVYSGRKSLWVHRYKKHPQVPDPIECMLCRKVFFDHQMLDNHTPTCNRKPITATGAHQQELQTQSNQPQGRAVFRHKTGDDDDEEEQQQHHQQQQQRNHQEDAGDGGAVAAAAAAAAAATSSGTISGVSTKKMRIPEVACTICGARFTDQEHFSKHIQKHEQDLYVDNPLAAMFDDGPADAAQFKVEGQNENGEYACDMCTKTFPLVIALKVHRKWHFRGDSKQNHIDSETTNINNNNNNNSVNNSTSMLRELHAVGLTPNQQQKQQQQNSTSTPNNNSSSNNNNSNSSKSRSMKRKRELKCEYCPSTFISNNNLRRHMYELHKHEVSSLPAPPVIVVDDPLCCRRCGNIKFETKELWIEHKLADAKVVRPFCPFQWGCDMCGEYLSRKEKLMNHINNHLKEDVIVPVATQGAIDRERASTASSSSSSASAASASASEATTSKAKASSVLAEQPGAILQKKTEENGGLDGAEAAVKADEDDSDMEDADSSDGDEESSGTGDEDDDDDDDDDDDDDDDDDDDEDEGEDEEGVPPPTPATQLLPQQQEQQQQHKHKANIDNDEDLVEEVISSDDEEPEDGGEVESESQTESEEDDDEDDDEDDDDEEEEQGQEQEQASQPLVNGKSKEHQQQIDEILPSSDDDEVGDGNLDGHLMAIDDIIEEEFDEDDDMEEVDDGAVHPDPDDVIEEVDDDDADEVDEEHNVDGGGTSSASSSESESTSTTTSNSHSTGASPVSHQKPFPQWSKNLCLTSNKQCNSNSNGNGNDDDCVEQL